A stretch of the Kroppenstedtia eburnea genome encodes the following:
- a CDS encoding ABC-ATPase domain-containing protein, with product MKRLQQTLSHIDGKGYKAYKEIQGEYRFPRFTLWIDYVQGDPFAAPSRIRVRMPQSEARYPGDWFSVSHRKIALEDWVARVWAKKVGRYSFRAKGTGKSGLIDVDRPGQEILPRTAVVVTRDYVEVRVTVGLPAQGRRVLGRKAEEMLCRYLPRLVDEAIPAEAIDRDGVEERMRLVDNQQAIRSFLKEKGWIAFVGDGAVLPRESGVSDRPLTGKEVVRFHAPESMRATVEVPHGSPLQGMVLRDGITLIVGGGYHGKSTLLNALERGVYDHIGGDGREYVITDVDAVKVRAEDGRRVEKVNISPFINNLPFGRNTLQFSTEDASGSTSQAANIVESLEMGASCLFIDEDTSATNFMIRDGRMQKLVAKEKEPITPFIDKVRQLYEEKGISSILVLGGSGDYFDVADTVILMDEYRPFDVTRQAKEVAEAQSNDRDREGGKGFGDVTPRVPLAAGFDPRKGKREKADAKGLHSIQFGAAHLDLSGVEQLVDLSQTRAIAEILRLLGKRADGSKTLQELIEEIYQEMEADGLDLLSPFRGQHPGDLALPRKHEVAAAVNRLRTLEVL from the coding sequence TTGAAACGGTTGCAACAGACGCTCTCCCACATCGATGGCAAAGGATACAAAGCTTATAAGGAGATCCAGGGAGAGTACCGTTTTCCCCGGTTTACACTCTGGATCGACTATGTACAAGGAGATCCCTTCGCGGCTCCCTCCCGCATCCGGGTGCGGATGCCTCAGAGTGAAGCAAGGTACCCGGGGGATTGGTTCAGTGTTTCCCATCGTAAAATCGCCCTGGAAGACTGGGTGGCCAGAGTCTGGGCGAAGAAGGTGGGGCGTTACTCCTTTCGGGCCAAAGGGACGGGCAAGAGCGGGCTGATCGATGTGGACCGGCCGGGTCAGGAAATCCTGCCCCGCACGGCGGTGGTGGTCACCCGGGATTATGTGGAAGTGCGGGTGACGGTGGGCCTTCCCGCCCAGGGCCGTCGGGTGCTGGGAAGAAAGGCGGAGGAGATGCTTTGCCGATACCTCCCCCGCTTGGTGGATGAAGCGATCCCGGCGGAGGCCATTGACAGGGACGGTGTGGAGGAGCGGATGCGACTGGTGGACAACCAACAGGCGATCCGATCCTTCCTCAAAGAGAAGGGCTGGATCGCCTTTGTGGGTGATGGTGCGGTGTTGCCCCGGGAGAGCGGGGTGAGTGACCGCCCCCTGACAGGGAAAGAAGTGGTGAGATTCCATGCTCCCGAATCGATGCGGGCCACGGTGGAGGTTCCCCACGGGTCACCGCTGCAAGGGATGGTCCTCCGGGACGGGATCACCCTGATCGTGGGTGGGGGTTACCATGGAAAAAGCACTCTCCTGAACGCGTTGGAACGGGGAGTCTACGATCATATCGGTGGAGACGGCCGGGAGTATGTGATCACCGATGTCGATGCGGTCAAGGTGCGGGCCGAAGACGGCCGCCGGGTGGAGAAGGTGAATATCTCCCCTTTTATCAACAACCTTCCCTTCGGTCGGAACACTCTTCAATTCTCCACTGAGGATGCCAGCGGGAGCACCTCCCAGGCTGCCAACATTGTGGAGAGCCTGGAGATGGGGGCCTCCTGTCTCTTTATCGACGAGGACACCAGTGCCACCAACTTTATGATCCGGGACGGCCGGATGCAAAAACTGGTGGCCAAGGAAAAAGAACCGATCACCCCCTTTATCGATAAGGTGCGGCAACTGTACGAAGAGAAAGGTATCTCCAGCATTCTCGTCCTCGGCGGATCCGGTGACTATTTTGATGTGGCCGACACTGTGATCCTGATGGACGAATACCGCCCCTTCGATGTAACCCGGCAGGCAAAGGAAGTGGCTGAAGCTCAAAGCAATGACCGGGACCGGGAGGGGGGGAAGGGCTTTGGGGATGTCACCCCCCGGGTCCCCCTTGCCGCCGGTTTTGATCCCAGAAAAGGGAAAAGGGAAAAAGCCGACGCCAAGGGGCTCCATTCGATTCAATTTGGTGCCGCTCACCTGGACCTGTCCGGAGTGGAACAATTGGTCGATCTCAGTCAGACCCGGGCGATCGCGGAGATATTGCGACTGTTGGGCAAGCGGGCCGATGGCTCCAAAACTCTGCAGGAGTTGATCGAAGAGATCTATCAAGAGATGGAAGCGGACGGCCTGGACCTCCTCTCTCCTTTCCGCGGGCAGCATCCCGGTGACCTGGCTCTCCCCCGGAAACACGAGGTGGCGGCGGCTGTCAATCGGCTACGAACACTGGAAGTGTTGTGA
- the rnhA gene encoding ribonuclease HI, protein MKEVTIYTDGACSGNPGPGGWGAVLIHGDRRKEITGGSRQTTNNRMELTAALEALRNLKQPCRVKLHTDSAYLANCFKQKWYVNWERRGWVNSRNEPVENKDLWQELLREVRKHEVEFVKVKGHSDVELNNRCDELAREAIPKG, encoded by the coding sequence TTGAAAGAAGTGACGATCTACACGGACGGTGCTTGTTCCGGAAATCCGGGTCCCGGGGGGTGGGGGGCGGTGCTGATCCACGGTGACCGGCGCAAGGAAATCACCGGGGGCAGTCGTCAAACCACCAACAATCGGATGGAGTTGACCGCCGCTCTCGAAGCGCTCAGGAACTTGAAACAGCCCTGCCGGGTGAAACTTCACACAGACAGCGCCTACCTGGCCAACTGTTTCAAACAGAAGTGGTACGTCAACTGGGAGAGGAGGGGTTGGGTCAACAGCCGTAACGAACCCGTGGAAAACAAGGACCTGTGGCAGGAGTTGCTCCGGGAAGTGCGTAAGCACGAGGTGGAGTTTGTCAAGGTGAAAGGGCACAGCGATGTGGAACTGAACAACCGCTGTGACGAACTGGCCCGGGAGGCCATCCCCAAGGGTTGA
- the queG gene encoding tRNA epoxyqueuosine(34) reductase QueG, producing the protein MDTEQIKEELKREAKRLHIDKIGFASAEPFTELKERLIQHRKAGYESGFEEPDLEKRTDPRKSLPEARSIIAIALAYPTRMENPPESRAGALRGVFCRASWGEDYHRVLKNKLEGLKAKLSELVPGAAAKVMVDTGALSDRAVAERAGIGWSGKNTSIITQEFGSWVYLGEMITDVQLPPDEPITQACGDCTACLDACPTGALTEPGRLNSQACLAYLTQTKGYLPEEYRSKLGGSLYGYETCQLVCPYNRGKNFTHHREFTPEPDQVKPLLKPLLQMSNREFRERFGSMAGSWRGKKPIQRNAIIALGRYRDRTAVPDLIHLLETDIRPVIRGTAAWALGRIGGAEAETALRQSKDREQDEEVLQEIASALQACHSEEKAEHRYREA; encoded by the coding sequence ATGGACACTGAACAGATCAAGGAAGAACTGAAGAGAGAAGCGAAGCGACTTCACATCGATAAAATCGGCTTTGCCTCAGCGGAACCTTTCACCGAACTGAAGGAACGGTTGATTCAACATCGGAAGGCAGGGTATGAGTCCGGCTTTGAAGAGCCCGATCTGGAGAAACGGACCGATCCCCGCAAGAGTTTGCCTGAAGCCCGGTCCATCATCGCCATCGCCCTCGCTTATCCCACCCGGATGGAAAATCCGCCGGAGTCCCGCGCCGGAGCTTTGAGGGGGGTGTTTTGCCGGGCTTCCTGGGGAGAAGATTACCACCGGGTGTTGAAAAACAAACTGGAAGGGCTGAAAGCGAAGCTGTCGGAATTGGTTCCCGGTGCCGCCGCAAAGGTGATGGTGGATACGGGGGCTCTCTCCGACCGGGCGGTTGCGGAGCGGGCCGGGATCGGATGGAGCGGGAAGAACACTTCCATCATCACTCAAGAATTTGGCTCCTGGGTCTATCTGGGAGAGATGATCACTGATGTCCAGCTTCCACCTGACGAACCGATCACCCAGGCCTGCGGAGATTGCACTGCCTGTCTGGATGCCTGTCCCACCGGTGCATTGACGGAGCCGGGGCGGCTCAACTCCCAGGCGTGTCTTGCCTATCTCACCCAGACCAAAGGTTATTTGCCTGAGGAATACCGCAGCAAATTGGGAGGTTCCCTGTACGGTTATGAGACTTGTCAGCTGGTCTGCCCCTACAACCGGGGGAAGAATTTCACCCACCATCGGGAGTTCACTCCGGAACCGGACCAAGTGAAACCGCTGTTAAAGCCTCTGTTGCAGATGAGTAACCGGGAATTCCGGGAACGGTTCGGTTCGATGGCAGGTTCCTGGAGGGGAAAAAAGCCGATCCAGCGGAATGCGATCATCGCCCTGGGAAGGTACCGTGACCGGACGGCCGTCCCGGATTTGATCCATCTGTTGGAAACCGACATTCGTCCCGTCATCCGCGGGACAGCGGCTTGGGCGCTGGGTCGGATCGGTGGTGCAGAGGCGGAAACGGCGCTCCGTCAGAGCAAGGATCGGGAACAGGACGAGGAAGTGTTGCAGGAAATCGCCAGTGCCTTGCAAGCATGTCACTCGGAGGAAAAGGCGGAACACAGGTACAGGGAGGCATAA
- a CDS encoding methylated-DNA--[protein]-cysteine S-methyltransferase, which translates to MVSGSRVLIWSEMDSPVGPITLALSGKGVCHLNYMSGEKALLSLERWAKEWFGSVRLERNDTEPAEVIRQLNEYFSGKRQQFDLPIDLYGTAFQKLVWQQLLMIPYGEVRSYKDVAQAMGAPKAVRAVGGANNRNPVSILVPCHRVVGSNGSLVGYGGGLKIKEYLLRLEGALPAQVQV; encoded by the coding sequence ATGGTCTCAGGTTCTCGTGTACTCATCTGGAGTGAAATGGACAGCCCGGTCGGCCCGATCACCCTGGCCTTGTCGGGCAAGGGCGTCTGCCATCTCAATTACATGAGTGGGGAAAAGGCACTCCTCTCCCTGGAACGCTGGGCCAAGGAATGGTTTGGATCTGTCCGACTGGAACGGAACGACACTGAACCGGCCGAGGTGATCCGGCAACTGAATGAATATTTTTCCGGGAAGCGTCAACAGTTTGATCTTCCCATCGATCTGTACGGAACGGCATTTCAAAAACTGGTGTGGCAACAGCTGTTGATGATTCCATACGGAGAAGTCCGCTCCTATAAGGATGTGGCTCAAGCGATGGGTGCTCCCAAAGCAGTTCGGGCCGTGGGAGGTGCCAATAACCGAAATCCCGTCTCCATCCTGGTCCCTTGTCATCGGGTGGTTGGTTCCAACGGTTCCTTGGTCGGGTATGGAGGCGGTTTGAAGATCAAAGAGTACTTGTTGCGCCTGGAAGGAGCCTTGCCTGCCCAAGTTCAGGTGTAG
- a CDS encoding group I truncated hemoglobin, whose protein sequence is MADSGVFYLLGADEGIKAILHDFYDRMFADEDLAPYFEGIDREQLRNRHIRYFTNHMLGRHTHEYRDKILRQSHRGLALTFEHYERAIRHINAAMRKYKVPLEARVYVETYFRAFKPHIIEK, encoded by the coding sequence TTGGCCGATTCGGGAGTATTTTATTTGCTGGGTGCGGATGAAGGAATTAAGGCCATACTTCATGATTTCTATGACCGAATGTTTGCCGACGAGGACCTGGCCCCTTATTTTGAAGGGATTGACCGGGAGCAGCTTCGGAATCGGCATATCCGTTACTTCACCAATCATATGTTGGGACGTCATACCCATGAGTATCGGGACAAGATCCTGCGGCAAAGCCACAGGGGACTGGCGCTCACCTTTGAACATTATGAACGTGCGATCCGGCATATCAACGCGGCCATGCGCAAATACAAGGTTCCATTGGAGGCAAGGGTTTATGTGGAAACCTATTTCCGCGCATTCAAGCCGCATATTATCGAAAAATAA
- a CDS encoding ABC transporter transmembrane domain-containing protein: MRIFRDLWWFFKQEKKSYILGILMLLVLAVLELFPPYVVRLVVDMIEGGKMEMGFLLKWLSLLAVAGVSMYVLRYAWRILLFGASHRLERQLRGELYAHFSRMSPGFFNRRRTGDLMAHATNDVRAVEVTAGDGVLTLVDSLVLGGLVVLSMGVFISWKLTLIALLPMPFMALAVSRFGRLIHERFLKAQAAFSDINDKVQENISGVRVVKAFGLEEREKESFREISQDAVDKNIAVARIDALFDPTITLIIGVSYFLAVAFGAVFVAKGEISIGQLTQFTIYLGQLIWPMLAFGFLTNIIQRGRASYDRIRTLLQEQPEIVEKEGAVKEPASGDLCIDLSGFTYPEAEQTALGRMQVKVPPGATLGVVGKTGSGKTTLFRLLLREFEAEKGSVSIGGVPVEDYTLSALRKGIGYVPQDHFLFSATIRENIAFGKPDASLEEVEQAARFAGIHEDILQFEAGYETVVGERGVTLSGGQKQRISIARALLLDPEILILDDSLSAVDAKTEEMILESLRKERRGKTTLIAAHRLSGIEHADEIIVLEEGQLIERGTHRELLAQDGWYAWMHHRQQLESLIEKGGGVHGDAAAAQVSPASS; encoded by the coding sequence ATGCGAATCTTTCGGGATTTATGGTGGTTCTTTAAACAAGAGAAAAAAAGTTACATCCTGGGTATTCTGATGCTGCTCGTGCTGGCGGTGTTGGAACTCTTCCCCCCTTATGTGGTGCGGCTGGTGGTGGACATGATCGAGGGCGGGAAGATGGAGATGGGCTTTCTGTTGAAGTGGCTCTCTTTATTGGCTGTTGCGGGGGTGTCCATGTATGTTCTCCGTTATGCCTGGCGTATTCTCCTGTTCGGGGCTTCACATCGTCTGGAGAGACAGCTCCGCGGGGAACTGTACGCCCATTTTTCCCGGATGTCTCCAGGATTTTTCAACCGACGGCGGACCGGTGACTTGATGGCCCATGCCACCAATGATGTCCGGGCGGTGGAGGTGACAGCGGGGGATGGGGTGCTGACCCTGGTGGATTCCCTGGTCTTGGGTGGATTGGTGGTTCTGTCCATGGGGGTGTTCATCAGTTGGAAGCTGACTCTGATCGCTTTGCTCCCCATGCCCTTTATGGCCCTGGCGGTCAGTCGCTTCGGCCGTCTGATCCATGAGCGTTTTTTAAAGGCCCAGGCCGCTTTCTCAGATATCAACGACAAGGTTCAGGAGAACATCTCCGGTGTGCGGGTGGTGAAGGCCTTCGGTCTGGAAGAGAGGGAGAAGGAATCTTTTCGGGAGATCTCGCAGGACGCGGTGGACAAAAATATCGCCGTGGCCCGGATCGATGCCCTGTTCGATCCCACCATCACCTTGATCATCGGTGTTTCCTACTTTTTGGCGGTGGCCTTCGGCGCTGTTTTTGTGGCGAAGGGGGAGATCTCGATCGGGCAGTTGACCCAGTTCACCATTTACTTGGGGCAATTGATCTGGCCGATGCTGGCCTTCGGTTTTCTCACCAATATTATTCAGCGGGGAAGGGCCTCCTATGACCGGATCCGCACCCTGTTGCAGGAGCAACCGGAGATTGTCGAGAAAGAAGGGGCTGTGAAAGAGCCTGCTTCCGGTGACCTCTGCATCGATCTCTCCGGCTTCACCTACCCGGAGGCGGAACAAACCGCATTGGGGAGGATGCAGGTGAAAGTCCCCCCGGGGGCGACCCTCGGGGTGGTGGGGAAGACAGGGAGCGGCAAAACCACTCTGTTCCGGTTGTTGCTCCGGGAGTTTGAGGCAGAGAAAGGATCGGTCTCCATCGGCGGGGTGCCGGTGGAAGATTACACCCTGTCCGCTCTTCGCAAGGGGATCGGGTACGTTCCTCAGGATCACTTTCTCTTCTCCGCCACCATCCGGGAAAATATCGCCTTTGGAAAACCGGATGCCTCATTGGAAGAGGTGGAGCAGGCAGCCCGCTTCGCCGGGATTCATGAGGATATCCTGCAGTTTGAAGCGGGATATGAGACGGTGGTCGGAGAGCGGGGTGTCACCTTGTCCGGGGGACAAAAACAACGGATCTCCATCGCCAGGGCTTTGCTCCTCGATCCGGAGATTCTGATCCTGGATGACTCACTCTCCGCCGTCGATGCCAAAACCGAAGAGATGATTCTGGAATCCCTGCGGAAAGAGCGGAGGGGGAAGACCACCTTGATCGCCGCGCACCGCCTGTCGGGGATCGAGCACGCCGATGAGATCATTGTGTTGGAAGAGGGTCAGCTGATCGAACGGGGAACTCACCGGGAGTTGTTGGCGCAGGACGGGTGGTATGCCTGGATGCACCACCGGCAACAACTGGAGTCCCTGATTGAGAAAGGAGGTGGGGTTCATGGTGATGCGGCGGCTGCTCAGGTATCTCCGGCCTCATCGTAA
- a CDS encoding ABC transporter ATP-binding protein translates to MVMRRLLRYLRPHRKSITVALFLLLLATAAEVAGPVLVKVFIDDYLIPGKFPVQPLVILGSAYLLLHCAVALLQYFQQFSFHKIAQRVIQQLRVDVFGKVQHLGLSFFDRSPGGALISRITNDTEAVKELFVSVLAFFVKDIVLILGVFVAMFLLDTKLAAYSLVLLPIFYGLMYTYHRLSHRVYQTIRQKLSELNAKLNESLQGMNVIQAFRQQERLQKAFEKTNRDHYRANMKNVRLNGLLLRPAVDLIYILTGIAVLTYFGIGTEGVVQIGVLYAFINLLNRMFEPVNEMMRQLSFLQQSMVSAARVFELLDEEERAPAREGEGHPEIRRGRIVFNDVTFSYDGRNDVLKNISFTVEPGQTVALVGHTGSGKTSIINLLMRFYPLNRGSITIDGVPLSRFTDEELRRRIGLVLQDPFLFVGTVEENIRLHHPGLADEDVREAARFVQAEGFIEKLPRGYQEPVGERGATFSSGQRQLLSFARTMALQPKILVLDEATASVDTETEEKIQEALSRMRKGRTTIAIAHRLSTVQDADLILVLHQGEIVERGTHQELLAQKGLYHKMYLLQQGVSEPA, encoded by the coding sequence ATGGTGATGCGGCGGCTGCTCAGGTATCTCCGGCCTCATCGTAAGTCGATCACCGTGGCGCTGTTCCTCCTGTTGCTGGCCACCGCTGCCGAAGTGGCCGGGCCTGTGTTGGTGAAGGTGTTTATCGACGATTACCTGATCCCCGGGAAGTTCCCGGTACAGCCACTGGTGATCTTGGGCTCGGCCTATCTGCTTCTCCACTGCGCCGTGGCTCTTCTGCAGTACTTTCAGCAGTTCAGCTTTCACAAGATCGCACAGCGTGTGATCCAACAACTGCGGGTGGATGTGTTTGGCAAGGTGCAGCATCTGGGGCTTTCTTTCTTTGACCGGTCGCCGGGGGGAGCGCTGATCTCCCGGATCACCAATGACACGGAGGCGGTTAAAGAACTGTTTGTCAGCGTCCTGGCTTTCTTTGTTAAAGATATCGTCCTGATCCTGGGAGTCTTCGTGGCGATGTTCCTCCTGGATACGAAGCTGGCGGCCTACAGCCTGGTTCTTTTGCCCATATTCTATGGACTGATGTATACCTACCATCGGTTGAGTCACCGGGTGTACCAGACGATCCGGCAAAAATTGAGTGAACTGAACGCCAAACTGAATGAATCCCTGCAAGGAATGAACGTGATCCAGGCTTTCCGACAACAAGAACGGCTCCAGAAAGCTTTTGAAAAGACCAACCGGGATCACTACCGGGCCAATATGAAAAACGTCCGGCTGAATGGTTTGTTGCTTCGCCCCGCCGTCGACCTGATCTATATTCTGACGGGCATAGCGGTGCTCACCTATTTTGGAATCGGAACGGAAGGTGTGGTCCAGATTGGGGTGCTGTACGCCTTTATCAATCTGTTGAACCGGATGTTTGAGCCGGTCAACGAGATGATGCGCCAGCTCTCCTTCCTGCAACAATCGATGGTCTCCGCCGCCCGGGTCTTTGAACTTCTCGATGAAGAGGAGAGGGCTCCGGCCCGGGAAGGGGAGGGGCATCCGGAAATCAGGCGGGGACGGATCGTATTTAATGATGTCACCTTTTCCTATGATGGGCGCAACGATGTGTTGAAAAATATTTCCTTTACCGTTGAGCCGGGGCAGACCGTGGCTCTGGTGGGACACACCGGCAGCGGGAAGACTTCCATCATCAATCTGTTGATGCGTTTTTATCCTCTGAATCGGGGGTCCATCACCATCGACGGTGTTCCCCTGAGCCGGTTTACCGATGAAGAGTTGCGAAGACGGATAGGTCTGGTGTTGCAGGATCCCTTTCTGTTTGTGGGGACGGTGGAGGAGAACATCCGCCTTCACCATCCTGGGCTGGCCGATGAAGATGTCCGGGAGGCGGCCCGGTTTGTGCAGGCGGAGGGCTTTATCGAAAAACTGCCCCGAGGATATCAAGAGCCGGTCGGGGAACGGGGGGCCACCTTTTCCAGCGGGCAACGCCAGTTGCTCTCCTTTGCCCGGACGATGGCCCTGCAGCCGAAAATCCTGGTGCTGGATGAAGCCACCGCCAGTGTGGACACGGAGACGGAGGAGAAGATTCAGGAAGCGCTCTCCCGGATGCGTAAAGGGCGGACCACCATCGCCATCGCCCACCGACTGTCCACTGTTCAGGATGCGGACTTGATCCTGGTGCTCCACCAGGGTGAAATTGTGGAGCGGGGCACCCATCAGGAACTGCTGGCCCAAAAAGGGCTCTATCACAAGATGTATCTGTTGCAACAGGGTGTGTCTGAACCGGCATAG
- a CDS encoding GNAT family N-acetyltransferase yields MEIRVLTEADAEEYYAHRLRMLKDHPGAFATSYEETKEEGMEPMVERLQSTGEKFILGAFAGDRLVGSVGFLRQQRNKLRHKGFVLGMYTHPDVRRQGVGKALLENLLARVRNLPGLEQIQLGVAADNPAAHSLYASLGFAEFGREREALKLPDRYVDEIHMVLKLKP; encoded by the coding sequence ATGGAAATCCGGGTGTTGACAGAGGCAGATGCAGAGGAGTATTATGCCCATCGCCTCAGGATGCTGAAAGATCATCCCGGAGCTTTTGCAACTTCATATGAAGAGACAAAAGAAGAGGGGATGGAGCCGATGGTGGAGCGCCTGCAGAGTACCGGGGAGAAATTTATCCTGGGTGCCTTTGCCGGAGACCGCCTGGTCGGATCGGTGGGCTTTCTACGTCAACAGAGGAACAAGCTGCGCCACAAAGGCTTCGTTTTGGGCATGTATACCCATCCCGATGTCAGGCGACAAGGTGTGGGGAAAGCTTTATTGGAAAATCTGCTGGCCCGGGTTCGAAACCTGCCGGGCTTGGAGCAGATTCAGTTGGGGGTGGCGGCAGACAATCCCGCTGCTCACAGCTTGTACGCCTCCCTCGGATTTGCAGAGTTCGGCAGGGAGCGGGAAGCGTTGAAACTGCCGGATCGGTATGTGGACGAAATCCATATGGTGCTGAAATTGAAGCCGTAA
- a CDS encoding amidase domain-containing protein — MTTWFRGQNQLWVEGEPDRLFDWILDGDADWVKEERDRWIRIREQQRERGIRPVKGETRIQVRREERDGDGIQMRVIVHQRQLYGLSGQLYEQEEINGFDLHLIEGGDGWAITGCRQLEEIDTGSDQGWTYYHSPDKGEVAGSGYNRMQAVQYAETWWNGSNPRYRKFEDNCTNYISQCIHAGGIPMAYSSRRDRGWWYRGGWENWSYSWAVAHGLQGYLSGGGTMKARSVGSPQDLQPGDIICYDFDGNGRWEHNTIVTAVDASGMPLVNAHTVNSRRRYWDYRDSHAWTPRCKYRYYHLDG, encoded by the coding sequence GTGACCACCTGGTTCCGCGGGCAGAACCAGCTGTGGGTGGAGGGGGAGCCGGACCGCCTCTTCGACTGGATCTTGGACGGGGATGCGGACTGGGTGAAGGAGGAGAGGGATCGCTGGATTCGGATCCGGGAACAGCAACGGGAGCGGGGAATCCGACCTGTCAAGGGGGAGACGCGGATCCAGGTGCGCAGGGAAGAAAGGGACGGAGACGGAATCCAAATGCGGGTAATCGTCCATCAGCGTCAACTCTATGGTTTGTCGGGCCAACTCTACGAACAGGAGGAGATCAACGGCTTTGATCTTCATCTGATCGAGGGCGGGGACGGATGGGCCATCACCGGTTGCCGTCAGCTGGAAGAGATCGATACCGGTTCGGATCAGGGATGGACCTATTACCACTCCCCGGATAAAGGGGAGGTGGCCGGGTCGGGTTACAACCGGATGCAGGCGGTCCAGTATGCCGAAACCTGGTGGAATGGATCCAATCCCCGCTACCGAAAATTTGAAGATAACTGTACCAACTATATTTCCCAATGCATCCATGCCGGAGGGATCCCGATGGCTTACAGTTCGCGGCGGGATCGGGGCTGGTGGTACCGGGGAGGCTGGGAAAACTGGAGCTACAGCTGGGCGGTGGCCCATGGTTTGCAGGGATATCTGTCCGGTGGCGGAACGATGAAGGCCCGTTCCGTGGGCTCACCTCAGGATCTGCAACCGGGGGATATCATCTGCTATGACTTTGACGGAAACGGGAGGTGGGAGCATAATACCATCGTCACCGCCGTGGATGCCTCGGGGATGCCGCTGGTAAATGCCCACACCGTCAACAGCCGCCGGAGATACTGGGATTACCGGGATTCCCACGCCTGGACACCCCGGTGTAAATACCGCTATTATCATCTGGATGGTTAA
- a CDS encoding DegV family protein, giving the protein MSKIALVTDSSCDLPVDLLERWKIRVVPLRIIYREREYRDGVEITPQEVYDRLEEEIPKTSMPSPEDIQQTFRELQQEGYTHCIVVALSSGLSGTYNNFRLMAEDFKGMKIDVIDSKGLSWVLGFLVLESAKLIKEKLDYSEILNRIEEAKDLIKGYFVVDTLEYLKEGGRIGKVAASLGSLLNLKPIISLDGEGKYYPHNLARGKKQSMKKLTDPIMKQIESTKARIAILQGKAEKEAEALKERLKELENVCELYISSISPALVVHTGPGLLGLVIQPVEEGE; this is encoded by the coding sequence ATGTCGAAGATCGCGCTGGTGACGGACAGTTCTTGCGATTTACCTGTTGACCTGTTGGAACGTTGGAAGATCCGGGTGGTTCCCCTGCGCATCATCTATCGGGAGCGGGAATACCGGGATGGGGTGGAGATCACGCCGCAGGAGGTTTATGATCGGTTGGAAGAGGAGATTCCCAAAACCTCCATGCCTTCCCCTGAAGATATCCAACAAACATTCAGGGAGTTGCAACAGGAGGGATACACCCATTGTATCGTGGTTGCCCTCTCCTCCGGTCTGAGTGGCACATACAATAATTTCCGCCTGATGGCCGAAGATTTCAAGGGAATGAAGATCGATGTGATCGATTCCAAAGGCTTGTCCTGGGTCCTCGGCTTCCTCGTCCTGGAATCCGCCAAACTGATCAAGGAAAAATTGGACTACTCCGAAATCCTGAACCGAATCGAGGAGGCAAAAGATCTGATTAAAGGATATTTTGTCGTCGATACACTGGAATATTTGAAAGAAGGGGGGCGCATCGGAAAAGTGGCCGCCTCCCTCGGTTCCCTCCTCAACCTGAAACCGATCATCTCCCTCGACGGGGAAGGAAAGTATTATCCTCACAACCTGGCCCGTGGCAAAAAACAATCGATGAAAAAACTGACGGATCCGATCATGAAACAGATCGAATCCACCAAAGCCCGGATCGCCATCCTCCAAGGCAAAGCGGAAAAAGAGGCGGAGGCACTCAAAGAGCGTCTGAAAGAATTGGAAAATGTGTGTGAACTGTATATCAGCTCCATCAGCCCCGCCCTGGTCGTCCACACCGGCCCCGGTCTGCTTGGACTGGTGATCCAACCGGTGGAAGAAGGGGAGTGA
- a CDS encoding tRNA (cytidine(34)-2'-O)-methyltransferase: protein MPFHICLVEPEIPNNTGNIARTCAVTGSVLHLIRPLGFSTEDKYLKRSGMDYWYKVDVRYYDSFAEFTASFPGGRFFCATTKAQRSYTSFSYREGDIFVFGKESKGLPPEILETYRDTNIRIPMRPVVRSHNLGNSAAIILYEALRQTDFPGLD from the coding sequence ATGCCGTTTCACATCTGTCTGGTTGAACCGGAGATTCCCAACAACACCGGCAATATCGCCCGTACCTGCGCAGTGACGGGTTCGGTGCTTCACCTGATCCGTCCCCTCGGATTTTCCACTGAAGACAAATATCTGAAACGATCGGGGATGGATTACTGGTACAAGGTGGATGTCCGGTATTATGACTCCTTTGCGGAGTTTACCGCATCCTTTCCCGGGGGGCGCTTTTTTTGTGCCACGACCAAGGCACAACGAAGTTACACCTCCTTCTCCTACCGGGAAGGGGATATCTTCGTCTTTGGAAAGGAGTCGAAGGGGCTGCCCCCGGAAATTTTGGAGACCTATCGTGATACCAATATCCGGATCCCGATGCGGCCGGTTGTCCGCTCCCACAACCTGGGGAATTCAGCGGCGATCATCCTGTATGAAGCATTGCGGCAGACGGATTTTCCCGGATTGGATTAA